The genomic window gtatccatcaaccgatgaatggataaactgtggtgtataaaGACGATGGActgttatgcagctgtaagaagaaatgaagtcttgaagcatatgacaacatagatgtccctggaggacattatgttgagtgaagcaagccacacaaaagcacaaatactgCACGACTGCcccattatgaactaaatatattatgtaaattctTGAAATTAACAttggaatataggtcaccagaaaacagaatgagggtagagaatggataggtgatggttaatctgtgcataattatttaaaaggttgtttgtaaatctttgaaaatgaatggaaatggtaagAGCACATCcagtgtttgtgactagcagaactattatataggtatgacagtggttgaaagggaaagtctaaggacatgtatattactagaaggaaagctaaaaaatgtaacatgggactgtttaacatagtgaaacctcatgtgaaatatgaatatgggtgatattgcatatataagactgtttttacaatatataaatacaaataaactagagagaaggaaacagaatagcagctatgtatggtagaggaagcacagagagatagagaggtgatgagttttatttggttggtttttgttttttagtattatagttattggaataatgaaaatgctctaaaaatgattgatgtgatgaatgcacaactatgtgattatactaataccattgattgtacactttgatggatttatactttattaatatgtatcataaaattgatttgttaaaaaaaattgaaccaaCAGCATGCCTCTGTCCCTCTTATTTTCCACTTCCGTGTCTCACCTGCATCCCTTCTGATTaatgttttagaaaaataaaaacatttttttctgtgtaaaTAATTCAagaatttaaaactaaaaatgaatatatttaaatctcACTAAGTCAAACTGTGACAATTAATGCAaaagttgaaaaagaaaatctttgagGCCATTCTTtcaaattataaatattaaaagtgtATTGAAAAACTCTAACACACAATTAACTACAGAATATGTTATCGTAAATATATAGGAAATAATGGATGTAGTATCTTCCTCAGTGAAAAAATCTTCTAAACCAGAGAAAATTTCATCTGAATGAACTTTGCTTAATTTCTCCAATGAGTTTCCAATTTGCTCAGAACTACATAATAAAAATACtaagtattttaaaagaataatccAGTTACATAAAGCAAGAGAACTACTccaaaggaaaattatataaaagtttTGAGTgggagaaaattttaaagtacaaATTAGTTTTGTTCCTATagttaaaaaacacatgatcagactcctaccaaaaaaaaagatatacttaAGAACTTAATATTCTATATCATAATGTTCAattccatgcttttttttttttttttaatcaccatgCCTTCCTACTTTTGCTCAAAATGCAGTTTGGTTTTTCAGCGTTCAggatccttttgttttcttttctttttttggttctaAGTATCTTGGTTTTATCTGAGCTCATCCTGTGCTTTAACGAAGGCGTTGAGTATTAGAACCAGCCAGGATGAGGCTGAACAAACTACCCACTCGCATCACTGTCCATAGTCCCCCCACAAATGCAGCATATATATTTCCTACAAGCAAGACTTTTTGGGCTGTAGGGGTGGGAAATTGGGAGTTGATGTttaatgagtacagagtttctgtaggggatgatggaaaagttttgataatggatggatAATGGACGACAGTAGCACATTGTGAATCATACtgtgaaaatggttaaaataatattgtatatacaagtaccacaataaaaaaattgttttaagtgtTTTAGGGCCGGAGGGACCTTAGGATGCAATCCAGAAAAGGCTCAGAGATCCTCTCTGCAACTTCCCTTGAGGCAGCCTCATCCATAATTGGAGGGGTTTTTGTGCTTCAagagttttttttcccttgtgtCCAGCCTCACTAGGTGTGTGACCCTGGGTAAATCACAGCATCTGAGTCTTGAGTTTCTCCAGATACGCAGGAGGCGGGGGAGAAGCGATGATTTCAAAGGTCATACATAATCCCTGAAGTCAGGTTCCTAATTTGAATGGCAGCAACTGGAATAAAATATCTGTCTGCAGACCTCCTGGGGTCTGAGGATCTTGCTGAAGGATGAGGTCCACGTGTAAGAGGCAAGGAGCAGTCGTTTTCTTACTACCATGCAAACGAGGATTTTCAACGCCTGGTTCTGCATCCTATTCCCCAAAGGCATACTTCCTCAGCCCCCCGTCGGCCAGCTTCTGCCCTGACAGTAAGGCTTGGCACGTACTTTGCTCACACTGTGTCCACTTTTATTATTACTGACAGCGTTCCCTAAAGCACCCTTGCCAAGGCCAGCATTTGCTCTTCATCTCCTTCCCTGCAGTACTTGTCACTGCTGCCCATTCCCATCTTCTAAAACCCCCCTTCTCTTTTAGCCCCAGGGACAATGCCTTTTTGATTCTCTTCTGCCATTTTCTGAtcacttttatttcattctttggcTCCTTCTCCCTGCCCATTCCTCACCTGGAAGGAGTTCTTTCTGCCCTCGTATCTTTACCAGGAAGGATGCTGAATTGGAGCTCTCCTTTCATTCCTGTCACCAAGTCACTGCGTGATCCTGGACACCCTAGTGGATACTCTGGCCTCACTGGTCCTTGAGGAGGGGAAGAAACTTGGTGATCTGGAAGGTCCCTTTGACCTGTTCTAGTCTGTCCTGCTCCCATCCCCGTATTCTGTCTGAATGTGGAACAGTATCAGTTAAGTCTGTGATGGCGCTAAGAAGATCCAGAAGATCATCAGTTCTAGTGTGGGAAGGGGCCTTAAACATCATCTGGTCAGATACCTTTCTCTGATGCTGATGAAATCTGGGTTCAGACTGGATACATAATCACCTCGCTGCAGAGACCGGGATAGTAAAAAAGTCTCCTGGGCTCTCACGCACTACAGTAATCAGGGCTCACATATGTTCCAAAcctggatgaagtaaataatatcAAAGTAAAATGTGATATAGAAAGTGCCAAGTGGTCTAGAACACTGGACAGCCCTTTTCtaccttaaaaaacaacaactctatACTATAAGAACTTTGGAGAGATACGTACTATAGACCCCGCCTGAGACAAAAAAGCATAATTGGactgcataaaatattttaaggtctttaaataaccaaataaaacaGAACAAGTCACAGGatacatatatttacattaaTTCAAGTTGTCCAAAGCATAATACAGTACAGTTCATTTAACAGTTCATATAATTTTaagatttacacacacacacacgcatgtgAACAAGTATTACTTTGCTAGAACAAAGCCTTAAGAAGTTACTCATTTTTTGGTATTAACACCTACATATTTATGGCAACAAATAACAATTTTAAACTTTCAATGAGATCTTTTGTACAAGGATAGGAAATGTAGAGGATGGAAGCCAGTCAAACAAATGTATCTTTATTGCACTACTTATCTAAAACCACAACAGATGTGACATTATTCAGTAAATTTAATTGGTGTAGTCTGCTCGCCCTGGTCTGAAATGATGAAATTAGCTGAATAATTCCCAAATCTAAGTTTACTTTGTGCTTTATAAATAAttgcttctttattcttccttctgTATCTCTAAACCATGAAATAGGACCCTTAGGCTCTTCTTTAAAATAACTCAATTTTGGTCCTAATAAGTTAGCAAAGTCCATTCTTAAGAAGATGTACCataaaggtttttcttttttcctttcaagaatCCCAAATAAAAGGACAATGTCAGTTATTTCACCTCTGGGTCACCTCTGAAATTACTAGTGGTGCTAAATACTAAGATATTGCTATCTAGAACCGAAGCTTTGGAAAACGACCTCACTTTCTCTGGCACATTGAGGAACCAAATGCCTCCCCACGTTTCCTATCAACCATTAGAGAGAGCATTTGGTTGTATTTTAAATCACAAAACAACACAATTTCTGTCCTGTTTATATTTTTAGACCACACACGAAGTTAAATATGGAGAGAATCAATAACTACATCATACAAACAGAGGCACGAAATTAAAAATTAAGCGGACGCCACAAAGGGCGCGTCTGAGAACACGGAATTGACTGAATCGGAGTCCGATTTCACCGTCGTGGGCTTCAGGATGCCCTCGGCGATCGCCGTCTCACCGGGAAAGAGCCTGACTTTCCCGTTCTGCCCTGCGGCGGCATCTTTCGGGGGTTCCAAAAACACCACTCGTTTACCAGCACCTGCCTTGCGTTCATCAGCTGGGGCATCCCCGGCCTGGCCAGGGCTGAGAACAGACGAATGCGCGTTGCTTTGGTTTAGCACGTTTTTCTGTCTCTTGTTTCTACACTTGCAGGGACACGGAGTCAGGTAGAGGTACAACAGGACCAGAACAATACTGGCCACGCAGGCGGCGAGAGTGGTGAAAGCCGTGTTAAAGGCCTCGTGCGCGTGAGACCTGCTGGCGGTGAAGTTGCTCACGTGTACGGTGACATCCACCGTTTCATTCAACAGTCGCTGCCTATTCATTGCAATACAGGAATACACCCCGGCGTCCTCCAGCCGAGGACTTTCTATCACCAGACTTCCATTGTGGAACACCTGGAAGTTGTCCACCTCTGCACCCGGCTCCAGCCGCCTGTTATCTGGACCCACCCACACGAAGTCGGTGTGTGCGTTACCAGCCTTGCTGTCACAGTGGACCACCAGCCTCTCCCCCACCTGAGCCTCATGAATAAGGCCGAGCGCGCGGAAGGAACCATTGATGATGCTGTCTGAGCAATTCATAAAGCTTTCCTGGAGCAGAAGCACCTGATGGTAGTGCCTCGAGTCAGACCACAGACGGCAggtataatcatttttaaaatccatcacGGAGCTAAAGTGCCTCCGATACCAAAAGATCAGCAATGAATAAAGGGGACAGTCACAGATAAATGGGTTCCCGTGAAGGTAGATGCCTCTCAGCTGTTTTCCTGGCACTAAATTTATACGGTGCATGGGCATGGAAGGGAGCCGGTTATAAGAAACATCTAAAAACATCAGTTCTGCCAGCTTGTACCTTCCGACATACAAATCCATGGGAAACTGCGTGAGAGAGTTTCCGCTTAAGTAGAGTTTTTGCAAGCGGGAGAGCCCTCCAAACGCTGAGGGGTCGAGAGAGGAGATGTGATTGTTGTAAAGCAGGAGCACTTCCAGAACCTTCAACTCCTGGAACACTCCACTTTTCACGGTCTTCAGCTTATTGGAGGACAAATCAAGACACTTCAGATTGGGAGTTGTGGAAAAACTGCCCGTGGAAACGCTGGTGATGTTGTTATGGCGAATGATGAGGGTGTTCAGTTTTACCAAAGACACTGGCATCCACTCCGAATCCAGAAGTCCGATTCTGTTATAGCTCAGATCGAGCCTTTTGATGAGTCTGAAAAGGCTCCCGGGCACCCTGGGCAGGTTTTTGCTGGTGCAGCTCACGACGTCAGTGGCGCAGATGCAGGCGGCGGGGCACACTCCGGAGGCGCCCCGGCTCGCCGTCGCCGCGACCACCAGCAAGCACAGCAGCTCCCTGCAGCTCGGGCTGGCCGCGCCAGGCCAGGTGGGCAGTGCGCGCGGACGTGCAGACATGGTGGGCGTCTCTCCGGGGCGCCGTCCCCACCGGCGCGGCCTCCCACCTGAGAGCCTGGCAGACGGTCGGTGTtgaagagggggagggaaggcagaAGTCAGGCACCACTCGTTCAGCCTGAGGAGTCACGCCGCGCTTAGCTAAGACTTTTGAAATGGAGGCTGTGTGGGACCTCGGGGAGCCCTGCCTTTCCGCTGTTGAATGCCATTTTCCTGGGTTACCGCAGCCCACGGACATTCACAGCCACAGGCTACCAACGCAAACGTCTGACAatcagaaacaatttttttttttgaagttgctTCGAGCGGTGCTTTTTAACTCCGCCCAGCAGACacagaaatacacaaacacaTCCTATAAACACTTAAGCGGAGATGCACTGCAAGCCAGCCATGCAGAAAACAACTCACGGAGCTGGGCAGACTCGCGGGCTCCGGGGCCAGGCGCCGGCGGGGCCTCCGGAAGGTCTGTGTGCCCGTCTCCCCGTCCCTCGACCGCGTTCCTTTTCCTCCCGCACCCGGAGGGCGGCAGCCTCTCGCCGGCTCTCAACTTTGGGGAGTTTCACGCCGCCGCGGCCGCAGCGGCAACGCCGGGCGCCGGGAGGCTCTCCGCGGGCTCGAGCGCGTGCTCCCGGGCTCCGGTCATCGCGCGGCTGCAGGGCCCGCCTCGGCGCTCGGGCAGGCGTGTGCGCGCGAGGGGCGCGGGGCGAGGGCCGCGGGGCCCCCGCCGCCGGGTCCCAGGGGTCGGGGCGTGCGGAGCGGGCCGGGGCGCCCCGCCTCTCGGCGCTCCAGTGGCTGCAAGTCCTGGGGTTCCCGCGCGCCGGGGGGTTTTATTCCCGCGAGCCTAGCCCGGGGGTCGGGTGCGGGGCGGGCAGGCGGGTCCCGCCCCTGCGCGTCCTATCCCCTGCGCGAACCCGCAGCCAGCCTGGCGGCGGGCGCGGGCTGCGCGCGAgctgggcggggggcgcggggaaAGCGGGCGGCGCAGCCAATCGGAGCTGCGGCCGGCTCCCCTCGCGCCGCACCGGAGtccccccgccgcccgccgcccgccgccctccTCTCCCCGGTGCTCCCGGGACTCGGGGGCGGCGCGCAGGGCCACAGCCAacgcccgcgcccgcgccgcgGAGAAGCCCCGCGGGCCACTCCCGGGAGAACGCACCACCTCCTGCCGCCAGTCGCACCCGTTTGTCCTGCCCAGAACAGGGTGGTGGTGAGGGCGGGGGGTGGGTTAAGGGAAAGGCGCCCGGCCCGGCTGGAGGGCTGTGCCCCTGGGGGCGGACTTCGTCGCGTCGGTGCCTGTCGCGTCCCCTCACCCTGGCCACTCAATCGCCTGACCTCCTACAGCTTTACTTTGGAGAGAGCACCAAAGAGGTTTTATCCGCGCTGAGCACAGTCGATTTTAAAGGTTTTCAAAATAAACACAGAAGCAACCTTCTCTCTCCGCCCACATTTGGGGGGAGGAGGTCGGGGGGAACGGGAAGCAGAGGACGTTTCCTCTCGAAAAGCCAGGCTATCAGCGTggggagaggaaaaaggagaacGCAGCGGGGACAGCCGGCACCTCCCCGGAAAGTTCTATCCTTTCCCTAACTCGGGAGGGGGCATTGAGATGATGCCCAATTCGGGAATGAGGCGGCGGGAGCGAAGACTGGAATGCAAAGCTAAAGgcattaagcaaaaaaaaaaggaaatctgagAGCCAGACCATTTTCTGCAAAGGTGCTAGTGGCTCGCACCAGGCAGGGGTGCGTTCCAGAAGGGGAGTCTGTGCGGAAGACACTTCTCAGAAGAGGCTGAGCGCGCTCGCCTTTGGAGCACGCTTCGATCCAGCGGCAGGGAAAAGAGGAGTCCCGTGGACAAGGCCATGCAAAGGCGACGTGGAGGGAATGGGCCGGAGATGGGctttgaaattaaaaatccattttttgcTTAATTCCGAGGTCCGTTTTAACGGTGGGATTTGACTAAGCCAAAAGGCCCATTTGGTCATTATATCcagatgaaaagaaatgaagtaactGTCCTAGCAAGATGCTAaccaaagcagaaggaaagagagattgAAAAGCGACCAAACACTAAATTGAGAAAACAGTGGGACACAATACTTTTAAGCTATTACTTAACGCAGGACACAATACTTAAGCTATTACTGAAAAAAGTGACAACAAACAACCACCTCCCTCAGGCTTATCCCACCcggatcacacacacacacggacaaCTTTTTGAGTTTAGTGAAGACTCGTCTGTACATTGGCCGTGAATCTAGTTATGTGGTAGCACGTATCTGTTAGGCTAGCACTCTAGTTTAAAAAGATTTGTGTGGACTGTTAATTGAGTCAGCCAGTTTGTGGAATAAATACAGAATAGCAATGTTAAATTGAGATTTCGTGGGAGGCTACTTGATTCCAATTAGTTCCAGTTTTATGAAAAGTTGAATTTTATACTAATCAGTAACAGCCTGCAGTGCTTCATAAAAGCATTCCTCACTAAACTCCCAGGAGAGAGACAGACGCTGACATACTCTAATATTAGTCCACATACTTGCTGGGGTTTTCAAGATCTGGGTCTCTAGGCTTTCATTATTAAAGAGTTAAAATGATTAACTCAGGGGAAGagatttggctcaagggatagagtgcccgcctaccacatgggaggtccagggttcaaacccagggcctcctgacccatgtgatgagcctgcccatgcgcagtgctgatgtgcgcaaggagtgccctgccacgcaggggtgtcccccgcgcgtaggggagtcccaaacacaggagtgtgccccataaggagagctgacccgcgtaaaaaaaaaaaagtgcagcctgcccaggagtggctctgcattcacggagagctgacacagcaagatgatgcaacgaagagagacagattcccgtgccgctgacaagaatgcaagcagacacagaagaacacacagtgaatggacacaagagagcagacaggggtagcggagagaaataaaaaataaatctttttaaaaaaatgatttactCAGGGAAACAACCCGAATGGCTTAAAGGAATACTTTATAAATGATTAATAGATGAGCAGGTTTTTGCAGAACTTTACTAAGTAACTAACATCCTATTCAAAAGAAACTGAAGGTGGGAAAAAGACCTGTGTTTAATACAATAGCCTAAAAAGAATAAGTGACATTAAAAAAGGGAAACAGGAGGTTATATTATTACAGCTGTAGGCATATCATAGAAAGATTATGAAAAGATTACTCAGCATAAGTAAACTTAATGCATTCAAAATCCACAGACAACCCTACTTAACCATTTAAGGACTGGATTTGGGGGATTCCACACATTTATCAAGGGAGGAAAGAaccgtgggaggagtgggtttaCTTAGCTTGGAGTAGAGAAAGCTAAGCGCCGACTTTAATAATGGTATAAGATGTGTCCTTCTTTTgtgggatatatatataaatatgtgtcctccgcaaacttttttttttacctttctggCATCTGTCCACTTCCTTCTCCACCTTCCTCTAACAGGTCCCCTCTTTCCACTAGAAGGGCAACTCCATGAAGGCAAAAGGTTTTATCTGACTTGGTCACTGTTCTAGTACAAGCTCCTGGAACCCTGCCTGACAGTCACTTGGCTTTCAGTAAACAGCTGATGGATGAACTGATGAATGGTTAAGGTGTGGTTTCCCCTGCCTGAGCTGGGACTGCTGGTTGCCATCTATTCTGCACTTTAGAAAGCTTGCCtgaaagggagaggagaggagaggagcccTGGAAACATTACTTACGAAGTCCCCTACACCCTGGTACTTCACTGGTAATTACACTCTCCACCtctgtttgttttataatttaaacaaatttttgGTTATACTATTTCGAATTGCATTTATAATGACAATAATGGTAAATATGCTTTGAGTCCTTATTATGTACTGGGCACTAAGCTCTATGTtttacatattatttcatttactgcTCATCACTACCCTATCACTTTATATAATCCCATAATCCACTTTGCAGACAATTCTGTTCTACGTTATTGGAAAATGGAATGGGAAGAAATTGGCTTGAAGCTCACTTGGAAAAATTTAGGTTAAACAGAAGAGAAGTATTTCTGACAGGGTGGTTCCAGCCTGAAATGGGTTGCCAAGACAGATGGCTGAATTGCCTTCTCAGGGGTTTAAAATAGGACTGATAGATACTCCTCTGGCCTTTTCCACATGGTATAATCTCTTGGTATATTTGACCATTCAGTAGTGGCTCCAATGAACAGTAGAAAGTGGACTGATCCTTGACATGATTCTGAATCCAGTGTGCTGTGGGCATGTGACATAGACTCTCTGCCCGGGTTTCGAAGTAACTCCTGCCTGGAGGCAAGGATTTGAATAGAAGAAATCTCAGAGGTTCTTCTAGCCTTATGACTTCCAGAATTTCTCAGGTCTTAAAGACTTAAGGCATTAGAGAGATAAGAAATTTGTCGTCAATGCTAACAATTATCACTTTAATGGCACTTAAATGCAAGGAAGGGTTTTCACAGTCCTCATCTCACTTCCTCTGGAACATGGCTCTTGGAACACCAGCAGATATCCAGTGTCACTTCGTGTTTTAATCTGGGAGCCCTCTGGGTGTTCTTTGGTGACTTCCTTCACTGATGGTGCTGGCTCTGCTGGCTCCTCTCTGTTGATGTCCCCTCCCGTAAGAGGCAGCCCTCTTGGTAGGGTTTTTGCAGTGTGAGCCTTGGCCTGCAGGAGCTAGACACCTGTGCCCAACAGCTCTGCAAGTGCACTTCCTTGCCTCAGCAGCCCGCTCTTTTCTTGGCCTTCTCCAGTTGGTTTACGTAAATTCCCCAAGGTTCGTGAGAGAAGCACATCTCTCACCCAATGCTCTGTTTCTCGCTGTATGGAGCTAAATATTCAGGCGAGACGCAGGCTCCGGTGCCTGTGCTCTCCAAACTCGAGGAGGCATGGGGCTACTCATGGCTTGTTCTCTGGAGTCTCTACTTGGCTGGAAGTGGGGTAAGGGTGTACCCAGGTCCCTGCTCCGTGAGGAGCCCGCCGTGGGGCACCTCTTTACGCCATGTCCACTCACCTATCTCATTTCCTTATCAACCTTCCTTGACATGTAGGCTGCatgggttttctgtttgttttggttttctgtgggttttttttttgcttttttaaaactattgagataaaattcatataacataaaattcaccattttcaccattttaaagtataaaattcagtgaTGTTTAA from Dasypus novemcinctus isolate mDasNov1 chromosome 12, mDasNov1.1.hap2, whole genome shotgun sequence includes these protein-coding regions:
- the AMIGO2 gene encoding amphoterin-induced protein 2 — encoded protein: MSARPRALPTWPGAASPSCRELLCLLVVAATASRGASGVCPAACICATDVVSCTSKNLPRVPGSLFRLIKRLDLSYNRIGLLDSEWMPVSLVKLNTLIIRHNNITSVSTGSFSTTPNLKCLDLSSNKLKTVKSGVFQELKVLEVLLLYNNHISSLDPSAFGGLSRLQKLYLSGNSLTQFPMDLYVGRYKLAELMFLDVSYNRLPSMPMHRINLVPGKQLRGIYLHGNPFICDCPLYSLLIFWYRRHFSSVMDFKNDYTCRLWSDSRHYHQVLLLQESFMNCSDSIINGSFRALGLIHEAQVGERLVVHCDSKAGNAHTDFVWVGPDNRRLEPGAEVDNFQVFHNGSLVIESPRLEDAGVYSCIAMNRQRLLNETVDVTVHVSNFTASRSHAHEAFNTAFTTLAACVASIVLVLLYLYLTPCPCKCRNKRQKNVLNQSNAHSSVLSPGQAGDAPADERKAGAGKRVVFLEPPKDAAAGQNGKVRLFPGETAIAEGILKPTTVKSDSDSVNSVFSDAPFVASA